A segment of the bacterium genome:
CGTGTTGATCGCGGTCGCCGTCGAAGGTGATCTTGATCCATTGGAAGCCGTAGCTCTTCAGCTCCTCGGCCAGCTTCGGAGTTAGGAAGATCCCGTTGGTGGCCATCCCGGCCGAGTACTCCACTCCGCGGAGCCGGCAGTGGGCATAGACATCGCCGCTGATCTTGCGGATGGCGTCGACGTTGAGCAGCGGCTCGCCGCCGAAGAAAATCAAATTGACCTTGACCGGATGGGTCGTGTCGATACGGGTCTTCAGCCAAGAAGCGACCTTTTCCATGGTTTCGGGGCACATCCGCGATTTCCCCAGCTTGTCCTTCTCATAGCAATAAGTGCAGCGCAGGTTGCAGGCCATGGTCGTGAGGATCGTCGCGGTCAGGATCTCGTTCTGCTCGACCACCCGGCGATCGAACCAAGCATGGAAAGCCTCCTCTTCGTCGGCCGAATCCTCCAGCAAATATCCCATCTCTTTGAGATCCATCGCGGCATCGGTCTCGGCCGAGCTTAGCGATTCTTTCCGCCGTATCTTCTGCAGCAAATCCCGAAGATTGACGTCGCCGTCCTCGACCGCGATCCGGCTGTCGGACAAGGAGTTGTAGAGAAATGTCAAGTTGGGATCGCGCGGTGACCGCACCATGAAATTAAATCGGGAGGCCTTCATGCTTCATACCCCTTCCGCATACCGAGCTTGGGCGCTCGAATTTAAAACAGAGCAAGCCTTGTGCCAGGCCGCGCGGATCGAGGGCCGGAAGAGCCGATGGGTTGAGGATCGCGAAGGGACTGGGGATTTTCCGAGTCGAAAATCCATCGCCTTCCCGCCTTCCAATGCAGGTAGAAAGCGTTTATCCCGTCATGGAAAAATGTTGTCCGAAAAAGGCCTCGCCGAGGTCAAGCAAAGGCTGCCTTTTAAAAGAGCAGATTGGCCCCGGCAATGAAGTGAAAGCCGGGGTTGGGAAACCCAAAAAAAGTCTCGTAGCGGTCATCCAGGATATTGGCCGCTTTCCCGAATACCGTGACCGACTGAGGGTGGCCCGGGCTTTCCAACGGGAATTCATAGGAAAGGGCCAAGTCCCACTGGGCGTAACCCGGATTGGTCCCGCCGAAGAGGTTGGCGGCCGCGGTTCCTCCAACGAAAACCCCATCGGCCGAGACCAAGGGGAAGGATTCGCGTTGGTCCGAAACGACGGTCAGGGTCGAGTCGACGGTCATGCGCTTGAGCGGCTTGGCGCTCAAATAGGCGTTGAAAACGTGGGCCGGGACCTCGGGCAGCCGCCCTCCCCCGCCGCTTTCATCGACACTGTGGGTGTAAGTGTAGTTCCCGCCGATCTTGACCTGAGGGATGATCTTCCACCAGAAGCCCGATTCGACGCCGACGCTGAAGGCGTCGTTGATATTGACGCCGACCCGGTCGATCAGGTTGTCGAAATCCAGGTAAAAGAAAGTCGCGAAGACTCCGGCCTTCTCGCCGAAACGCTGCTCGTAGCCGGCTTCGTAGCTCTGCGATTTTTGCGGCTTCAAGTCGGGATTGCCGGTGACCGGATTGAAGAGCTGGACCAAGGTCGGGGGCAGGAAACCCTCGCCGTAAGCGCCGTGAAACTTCCCGCCGATCTCCGGGATCAGCACCGCCACCGCCGCCCGCGGGCTGAGCTCGCCGCCGTAAGCCGAATTTTGGTCCCATCGAAATCCGGCGTCGAGAAAAACCCGGTCGGAGTAGCCCAGATGATATTGGAAATAAGGAGCGTAATTTTGGCGAGAGCCGGGGGTTCCCGGCGCCGGAAAAGGGCTGAGCGGCGGAATGAAAGGCCCGAGGGTGCCGACCGGCGGCGGCGGATCGCCGGGAAAAGGCTCGCCGCTCATCTCGACCCGCTCGTCGTAGAATTCGAAGCCGACCATCGCGGTCTGCTCGATCTTGCCGAGGTCCGGGATGAAAAAGAACTGCCGCAAATCGGCGCTCTGGCGGCTGGATTTGACCTTGTTCCGGACGCTGTTGGGAGCCAGCCCGATTCCCGATGGGGTCAGGTACGGCACATCGCCGATGTTGGAATTATTCTCGGTCTCGTCGGATAGATAGAACCCGTAAAGGAACTCGGTGCGGAAATTTTGGCTCCAGTCCTGGCTGAGCTGCAGGGATTGAGTGGTCAGCAAGCGGTCGAAGTCGCGGTTGGCGTCGCGGGCGATCTGGATGAAGGCCGCGTCCGGCGGCAAGGCCGGATCGTAGAGCGCCGCCGGCCCCACTAAAAAGTCGCGGGCCAAGCTCTTGTCGCTGATCAAAAAGCGGCTCCCGATCGTGAGCCGGAGGCTATCGGTGGGCTTGAAATCCCAACGCTGGGTGATCGCGGTCTCGCCGAAATCGTCGTTCTGGAATTGGCCGGTCTCGTCGGTCCGGCTGACGCCGAGGTTCCATTTCACCGCTTCGCGGTCGGCTTGGGTGCCGAGCCATTCCCGGCGGTGGCCGAGATTGCCTCCTTCCAACGAAAGCCGGGTTTCGGCCGGCGATTGGCCGCTCTTGGTGATGATGTTGACGACGCCGCCGACGGCGTTGCCGCCGTAGAGCACGGCTTGGGAGCCGCGGAGGACCTCGATCCGGTCGATCTGCTCGACCGGGATGAGGCCAAGGTTGGCTTCGTTGTCGGCCGGATTGTTGAGCCGGACTCCGTCCAGCAGGACCAGGGTATCGGCGGCAGTGGCGCCCCGGATCCGGACGTTGACCGTCTCGCCGCGGGTCCCCAGCTGCTGGACGAAAAGGCCGGGCAATTCCTCGAGCCCCTCGGCGACGCTGCGGTCGACCCGGCGGTCCAATTCCTCGCCCGTCACGATCGAGACGCTATGGGCGGTGGTGCGGAGCGGCTCCTCGATCTGGCGGGCGCTGACCACCACCTCCCCGATCTGGGCCTCTTCGGCCGGCGCCTGCAAAGGTGCCGTCAACGCCACCAAGGCAGCGGCGAGTATCTTGGTCCGCTGGAACATTTCCTACCCTTTTCGTCCTTCCCTTTGTCGATGATCCACGACTTCGGTCAATTGAAGCCGTTTGAGCTTATACTCTAAAGTCTTGCGGTGCACACCGAGTTTCGCGGCCGCATTCTCCTGATGCCAGTGCTCCTGCTCCAAAACCCGGAGGATGAACCCCCGTTCGAAGGCGTCGGTGGCGGCCTTGAGCTTGTCGGAATCGCCGTCCAAGCTCTTCAGATGGGCAATGTCCGAGATTTGATAGTCGATCGGGATGTCCTCGGCGAAGATGCTGTCCGAGGGATGGATCGCCACCAACCTTTCGACCAAATTCTCGAGCTCGCGGATATTGCCGGGCCAGTCATAATGGCAAAGGACCGAGATCGCATCGGGCGTGAACTTCAGGTTCCGGCCGAATTTCCGGTTGTAGCGCTTTAAGAAGAGCTCGACGAAAAGCGGCAAATCCTCGAGCCGGTCGCGAAGCGCCGGAAGCTGGATCGGAATGACGTTGAGCCGGTAATAGAGGTCCTCCCGGAACTTGCCTTCCTGGGCCAGGGCCTTGAGGTCGCGATTGGTCGCGGCCAATAGCCGGACGTCGACTCGGATCGGTTTCTGGCCGCCGACCCGCTCGACTTCGCCTTCCTGAATGGCGCGAAGCAGCTTGGCCTGGACCTCGAACTTGAGATCGGCGATCTCGTCACAAAACAAGGTTCCCTGATCGGCCAGCTCGAACTTGCCCAGGGTGGTCTTCAAGGCCCCGGTGAAAGCGCCCTTCTCGTGGCCGAAGAGAGTCGATTCGACCAAGTGCTCGGGGATCGAAGCCATATTGATCGCGACGAAGGGCTTGCTGGCCCGCGGCGATTTTTGGTGGAGGTAACGGGCGATCAGCTCCTTGCCGGTGCCGCTTTCGCCTTGAACCAGGACCGTCGCCGAAGTGGCCGCCGCCCGGTCCAGCACCGTCTTGAGAGCCTGCATCCGAGGATTGATGCCGAGCAGAAATTCATGATCGGTCAGCCGCTCCACTTCCGAGCGGAGATAGAGGATCTCCCGGAGCTGACGTTGCTTCTCGAAAACCCGGTGGAGCAAGGCTCGCAGGTCCTCGACCTCGAAATCCTTATTGATGTAGTCGAAGGCTCCCAGCTTGATCGCCTGGACCGCGAGCTTCACTTCCCGCACGTGGGTGATCAAGATGATCTCGGTGTCGGGCTGAAGCTCCTTGAACTCCTTGAGCAAGGTCAGGCCATCGCTATCCGGCAGCATGTAGTCGAGCAGGATGACCGAGTACTCCTCCACTTGGAACTTGGCTCGGGCCTCCCGGCCATCGGCGGCGGTCGTGACGGTGCCCAGCGGAGCAAGCACGCTCATCAATAAGTCCCGCATCGACTCATCGTCGTCGACGACCAATATCCGGTGGAGTGCTTCCTTTGCCATTATTTCCTTTGCCGCCCTGCCTCAGAAGGGTACCATCTATCAAGAATCATTCAAGTTTTTAATCAAATCGGGAATTGAGCGAGGTGCCGATGGCAAGTTTCTGGCAGGATACCGGCCTCTACTTTTCGCTGAGCCTGGTTCTCCTGGCCCTGCTGATCTCTTGGCGGGAAGGCCTCCAACTGGAAAAGGACCTGATTTGGGCGACCCTGCGCGGCTTCGTCCAGCTGACCTTGGTGGGCTATATCCTGCTTTGGATCTTCGCTTGGGAAGGCCTGGAGATCGTCTACCTGACGCTTCTGCTCATGACCCTGATGGCGGCTTGGATCGTCCGGAGCCGGGCCGAGGGCATTCCCGGCATTTTCCCGATCGCCTTCTTCAGCCTGGCCTTAAGCCTGAGCCTGACCCTCGGCCTGCTGGTCCTGGGCGGCTCGATCGAGCCCCGGCCCCGGCTTTTGATCCCGCTGGGCGGGATGATTTTGGGCAATTCGATGAACGGAGCCAGCCTGACCTTGAACCGGCTGAAATCCGAAGTCGAGCTGCGGAAATGGGAAGTCCGGCTCTACCTGAGCCTGGGCGCCAGCAGCCGGCAATCGATGCAAAAAATCCTGCAGCAGACCCTCAAGGCCTCGCTCATTCCGGCCATCGACACTTTGAAGGCCTTGGGCCTGATCTTCATGCCGGGGATGATGGCCGGCATGATCGTGGCCGGCGAGTCGCCGCTGGTCGCCGTTCGCTATCAGATCATCGTGATGTTCATGCTATTGGCCAGCGCCACCCTGACCAACCTGCTGGTGGCTCTGCTGGGCTACCGGCGCTTTTTCACGCCGGCCCATCAATTGCGGGAATTTGCGATGTCATCCCGAACGGAGTGAGGGATCCACCGCGAAGCCTCTTGGCGCCAAGGAGCTCCGTAGTGGGTTCCTCGTCCCCCCAGTCTCACTCGAACCTCGCGGCGTTCGACTGGGGCCCCCGCTCCTCGGAATGACAAATCAGAAGAAGCTTTCGCCGTCGATGCCCTCGGGAATGGGATCGCCATGGAGCTTGAGGATCGAAGGGAAGAGATCGACCGAGCGGACAAAATCCCGCTTCATCTTCACGTTGGAGAAGAGCGGGATCAGGATGTGCTCGTCATGGAGCGCGCCATGAGAGGATTTGTGCTCGGGATGCTCAAAGCGCTTCCGGAGGTCGTAACCCTTGGCCGCGCTGATCACCAAGTCGCCGGTCCGGCCCGAGCGGAAGATCTGAGTCGCTTGGACCAGCGAGTCGGGGTAAAGAGACCGCTCGGTCAGGGTCAGCGCCTCGCTCCGCGAAAGGCGGGACGGGGCCGTTGCCAGGCCCAGTGGATCGCCGCGGAGGTTGTTCCAGAGCAGGTGATCGCCCTCTTCCTTCACCTTGGCCTCGCCGGCCCGGCTCAGGATATGCACCCAACCTCCATGGTCCTGGGAAAGCACCAAGTCGACCGCGGGGTGCTCCATCAGCCCGCCTAGAACCTTCGGGTGCAGCTCGCGGACTTCTTCGAGGGTCAGGCGGCCGGCCCAAGGTTGGCGGCCCCGGAAATAAAGATGAAGCATGGCATTGCCCGAGACCATGCTGGCGGCCTCGAAGCCGCTCTTGAAGATTTTCGGATAATAAAAAGTCTTGATGCCCTGCTCTTCCAGGAAGGAAGCGACGCCGAAGTGGGACTTGGTCTCGGAGAGACCGTGATCGCTGACGATGAACATCGCGGTCTCTTCATACTTCCCCTGCTTCTTGAGCTCCTTGGCGATCTTGCCGAAGGCCCGATCCACCGTCTCGTAGGCCTGGAGCGCGCTCGGATGCCGGGGCCAGCTTAAGTGGCTGTACTCGTCGATGCCCGGAAACACCATGAAGAGAAAATCGAAGCCCTTGCGGATGACCTCGAGGCTCATTTGGGCCGCCGACTCGTCGACCATGTGCCAGCGGTCGGTGAGATGGGCATAGTACCAATACCAAATGCGCATGTGGGCGGTGACGTTGCCCTTGCTCGGCACGCCGCGGTTCACCGAGCTGAAGATATTGTGGGAGTTGGGGAAATGCTCGAAGAGCGTGGTCAGCTCCGGCCGCATGTCCCGGTTCATCAAGAAGCTCTCGAAGCCGACATAGCTCCGAAAGCGGGTCAAGGAGAGCTTGCGCCGGGAATATTCGGCCTTGTCGAACCAGCGGATGCCCGGGACGTTGCAAGTTCCCGGAAAGCAGCCGGTGAGAAAGGGCATGTAGGCCGGGCCGGTGGTCGAGGGAAAAACGCTGGTGGCCTTGGCGAAGGTCCCTTGGCTGAGAAAGATCTCGGCGAGATTGGGCAAGCGGCCGGCCTCCAACAGCTCGCGAAAGACGTCATAGCGCGAGCCGTCGGCCAAGAGGACGATGAAGCGTTTCTTTTGGGGATGGGTCATGGATTAAGTCGGTTGCCCGCCGCGAAGCTCCTTGAGCTTGTTTTGCATCCGCCGGACCAGCTCGGGGTAGCCGTTCTTGGA
Coding sequences within it:
- a CDS encoding TonB-dependent receptor, whose protein sequence is MFQRTKILAAALVALTAPLQAPAEEAQIGEVVVSARQIEEPLRTTAHSVSIVTGEELDRRVDRSVAEGLEELPGLFVQQLGTRGETVNVRIRGATAADTLVLLDGVRLNNPADNEANLGLIPVEQIDRIEVLRGSQAVLYGGNAVGGVVNIITKSGQSPAETRLSLEGGNLGHRREWLGTQADREAVKWNLGVSRTDETGQFQNDDFGETAITQRWDFKPTDSLRLTIGSRFLISDKSLARDFLVGPAALYDPALPPDAAFIQIARDANRDFDRLLTTQSLQLSQDWSQNFRTEFLYGFYLSDETENNSNIGDVPYLTPSGIGLAPNSVRNKVKSSRQSADLRQFFFIPDLGKIEQTAMVGFEFYDERVEMSGEPFPGDPPPPVGTLGPFIPPLSPFPAPGTPGSRQNYAPYFQYHLGYSDRVFLDAGFRWDQNSAYGGELSPRAAVAVLIPEIGGKFHGAYGEGFLPPTLVQLFNPVTGNPDLKPQKSQSYEAGYEQRFGEKAGVFATFFYLDFDNLIDRVGVNINDAFSVGVESGFWWKIIPQVKIGGNYTYTHSVDESGGGGRLPEVPAHVFNAYLSAKPLKRMTVDSTLTVVSDQRESFPLVSADGVFVGGTAAANLFGGTNPGYAQWDLALSYEFPLESPGHPQSVTVFGKAANILDDRYETFFGFPNPGFHFIAGANLLF
- a CDS encoding sigma-54 dependent transcriptional regulator — its product is MAKEALHRILVVDDDESMRDLLMSVLAPLGTVTTAADGREARAKFQVEEYSVILLDYMLPDSDGLTLLKEFKELQPDTEIILITHVREVKLAVQAIKLGAFDYINKDFEVEDLRALLHRVFEKQRQLREILYLRSEVERLTDHEFLLGINPRMQALKTVLDRAAATSATVLVQGESGTGKELIARYLHQKSPRASKPFVAINMASIPEHLVESTLFGHEKGAFTGALKTTLGKFELADQGTLFCDEIADLKFEVQAKLLRAIQEGEVERVGGQKPIRVDVRLLAATNRDLKALAQEGKFREDLYYRLNVIPIQLPALRDRLEDLPLFVELFLKRYNRKFGRNLKFTPDAISVLCHYDWPGNIRELENLVERLVAIHPSDSIFAEDIPIDYQISDIAHLKSLDGDSDKLKAATDAFERGFILRVLEQEHWHQENAAAKLGVHRKTLEYKLKRLQLTEVVDHRQREGRKG
- the fetB gene encoding iron export ABC transporter permease subunit FetB; translated protein: MASFWQDTGLYFSLSLVLLALLISWREGLQLEKDLIWATLRGFVQLTLVGYILLWIFAWEGLEIVYLTLLLMTLMAAWIVRSRAEGIPGIFPIAFFSLALSLSLTLGLLVLGGSIEPRPRLLIPLGGMILGNSMNGASLTLNRLKSEVELRKWEVRLYLSLGASSRQSMQKILQQTLKASLIPAIDTLKALGLIFMPGMMAGMIVAGESPLVAVRYQIIVMFMLLASATLTNLLVALLGYRRFFTPAHQLREFAMSSRTE
- a CDS encoding alkaline phosphatase family protein codes for the protein MTHPQKKRFIVLLADGSRYDVFRELLEAGRLPNLAEIFLSQGTFAKATSVFPSTTGPAYMPFLTGCFPGTCNVPGIRWFDKAEYSRRKLSLTRFRSYVGFESFLMNRDMRPELTTLFEHFPNSHNIFSSVNRGVPSKGNVTAHMRIWYWYYAHLTDRWHMVDESAAQMSLEVIRKGFDFLFMVFPGIDEYSHLSWPRHPSALQAYETVDRAFGKIAKELKKQGKYEETAMFIVSDHGLSETKSHFGVASFLEEQGIKTFYYPKIFKSGFEAASMVSGNAMLHLYFRGRQPWAGRLTLEEVRELHPKVLGGLMEHPAVDLVLSQDHGGWVHILSRAGEAKVKEEGDHLLWNNLRGDPLGLATAPSRLSRSEALTLTERSLYPDSLVQATQIFRSGRTGDLVISAAKGYDLRKRFEHPEHKSSHGALHDEHILIPLFSNVKMKRDFVRSVDLFPSILKLHGDPIPEGIDGESFF